From the genome of Rathayibacter sp. VKM Ac-2804:
GGGAGAGCGCGAGCGCGGCCAGCTGCGAGCCCTCGTCCTGGACGCGCACCCGGCCCTCGTGCACGGGCGCGATCGCCTCGGGGTCGCCTCCGGTGCTGACGAGGCCGACCGGCGAGTAGCGGTCGGGCTCCGCGTCGGGCAGCTCGGCGGCCTCCGCGAGACCGGGCAGGGCGACGAGGTTCACCCGCGGCGCCGCGTTGTCGGCGGCGAGCAGCGCCTCGAGCTCGTCGGCGGCGCCCTCCGCGGCGAGGGCGCGGCGCAGGGCCTTGACGATCCAGACGGGATGCGAGGTCGCCGCGGCGAGCCGGTCGTCGCCCGAGGTCGCGGCGTCGGCGACGCGCTGCTGCCACTCCTCGTCGCTCGAGCGGGTCACCGAGCGCAGCACTGCGTTCGCGAAGGCGACGGCGCCGCGGGAGGAGCCGCCCGCGACGAGCGCGACGCTCTCGTTCACGGCGGCGTGCGCGGCGACGCGGGTGCCGAGCAGCTGGTGCACGCCGAGCCGGAGCGCGTCGAGCACCGGGGCGTCGATGGTCTCGACGGCGCGGCCGGCGGCGAGGGCGATCACCCGGTCGTAGTAGCCGGAGAGGCGGAGCGTGCCGTAGCAGAGCTCGGTGGCCAGACCCGCGTCGGCCGGCGACAGCTCGGCGGCGCGGATCCGGGCGGGCAGCACGAGGTTGGCGTAGGCGTCTCCGCCGCTGACCGCGAGCAGGACGTCGTAGGCGACCTGCCGCGCCGGAGCGACCGCGGTCCGGGCGCTCACGCGAGCACCGTGCTCTCGCGGAGGCCCCGGGCCCAGGCGGCGCCGGGCATCGCGGTCTTGCCGGCGGGCTGCACCGAGACGAGTTCGACCGCGCCGTCGCCCGTGCCGACCAGGGCCCTGCCGGCATCGAGGAGCACGGCGCCGGGCGCGAGGAGAGCGTCCGTGCGCGCCTCGTCGACGGCGAGCACCTTGAGCCGCGCGTCGCCGACCGTCGTCGACGCGCCGGGTTCAGGAGTCACCCCGCGGACCAGCGCGAGGATCCCCGCGGTCGGCAGGGTCCAGTCGATCCGGCCGTCGGTCACGTCGAGCTTGGGCGCGAGGGTCACCTCGCCCGACTGCGGCACGGCGACCGCGGTGCCGGCGGCGAGCCCGTCGACGACCTCGCCGGTCAGCCCGGCGCCCCGCTCCGCGAGCACCTCGAGCAGCTCGCCGGCCGAGCGCCCGGCGACCTCCTCCTGGATCACGGCGAAGACGTCGCCCGCGTCGAGCTCGGCCACCAGCTGGAAGACCGCCGCGCCGATCCGCTGCTCCCCCGCCATCAGCGCGCGCTGGACCGGTGCCGCCCCGCGCCAGCGCGGCAGCAGCGAGAAGTGCAGGTTGATCCAGCCGAGGCGCGGCACCGCCAGCAGCCGCTCGCGGACCAGGCCGCCGTAGGCCACGATCACGCCGAGGTCCGGCTCGAGGGCGGCGATCCGGTCGGTGACCTCCTCGTCGAGGCGGTTCGCCGTGAGCACCGGCAGGCCGAGCTCCTCGGCGACCGCGGCGATCGGCGAGGGCGTGAGCACGCGCTTGCGACCCACGGGCGCGTCCGCCCGGGTGACCACCCCGACGATCTCGTGCTCGGAGGCCGCGAGGGCGCGCAGGGTGGGGACGGCGGCAGCCGGCGTGCCGGCGAAGACGAGGCGCACGAGGAGCTCCTGAGCGTGGGGGTCGAGCGGAGAACGGGTCCGGGAGGGACGGGTCTAGAGGATGTCGGGGTCGTCGAGCCGGACGCGCAGCTTGGGCGCCGGCCGGAAGCGGCCCGGCGTGGTGGGCGGCCGGCGGCGGCGGGTCGCGTTGCGGATCACGGCGGACCGGAGGCGGGCGGCGACCTCCGCCCCGCGAGCGTAGTCGAAGCGCACGATCGCCCGGACGGAGCCGTCCTCGAGCCCGACCGGGCCGAGCACCTCGTGCCGGTCCGCCTCGTCGAGCGCGTCGAGCGCCTCCGTCACCGCGTGCGCGTCGCCGCTGACGGTCGCGAGCCGGACGGCCGGCGGGAAGCGCAGCTCGCGCCGCTCGATCAGCTCGGCGCGGAGGTACTCGTCCTGGCGCCAGGTCGCGAGGGCCGTCGCGAGGCGCCCGGCGACGCCGACCAGCAGCACGGGAGCGCCGGGGCGGGCCAGCGCGGCCGCGTTCGACCAGGTGCGCAGGGCGTCGTCGGCGACGCGCAGGCTCTCCCGCGCGAGCATCCGCTCGCCGTCGAGCAGCAGCACGGCGTGGTAGCCGCCGTCGGCCCGGGGCTCGCCGCCGCGGGTGGCGACGACGAGCGCCGGTGTCCCGGGCACGGTGAGGATGGGGTGCGCGCCGTCGGCGACGACGACCTTGACACCCGGGAACGCGCGGCCGAGCTCCTCCGCGGTGCGGCCGGCGCCCAGGCTCACCAGGCGCAGCGCCGTCGCCTCGCAGACGGAGCAGTGCCAGTCGGCGGCGATCAGTCCGCACCAGCCGCAGCTCGGCCGCGCGCCGGCCGCGTGCACGGCGAGCGGACCCTGGCAGCGGTTGCAGCGCGCCACGGTGCGGCAGCGCGCGCAGGCGACCACCGGTGCGTAGCCCGGGCGGGCGACCTGGACGAGCACGGGACCGGCGTCGAGCGCGATCCTGGCCTGCCGCCAGGCGGTCGAGGGGATGCGCGCGGCCTGGTCGTGCTCGTCGGCGGCCGTCTGCTGCGCGGTGGGCACGACGTGCGGGCGCCGCGACGGGCGGGGCTGCACCGGAGCGGCGAAGCCGAGGCCGACCAGCCGCTCCACCTCGACCGTGCGGGTGTTGCCGAGCAGGACCAGCCCGGCACCGCTCTGCTCCTGCCGGACGAGTGCGACGTCGCGGGCGTGCGCGTAGGGCGCGAGCGGCTCGGCGAAGAGCGGATCGCCGTCGTCCCAGAGCGCGATCAGACCGAGCGCCGAGGACGGCGCGTAGAGCACCGAGCGGTTGCCGACGATCACCCGCGGGCCGGGAGTGAGGCAGCGCAGGAACGCGGCGTACCGGCCCGCGCCCTTCTGCCGCGCGTCGAGGCGGACCACCGCGTCCTCGGGCACGTGCTCGGCGAGGGCCTGCTCGAGCTGCTCCTGGTCGCGGTAGTCGGGCACCGCGAGGATCGCGTCGCGGCCGGCGTCGAGCGCGGTGCGGGCGAGCTCGGCGAGCGTCACCGCCCAGCCGCCGACCCAGGCGCCTGAGGCGAGCTGCACGGGCGCGGGCACGGCGTTCACCGCGAGGCGGCCGCCGTCGAGGACGCCGTCGAACGTCTCGGGCGGATAGCCGGTCACAGCGCCGGAGACGACGCCCGCCTCGATCGGCTCGACCGGCGCGGCGTCGGCTCCTGCCTCTGCGAGGGCCGCGAGGTGCGCCCGCTCGACACGGACGTGGCGCCGCGGCACGGCGAGGCGCAGCACGTCGCTCGCTCCCCCGGCGGCGCGGTCAGCGACGCGCCGGGCGAGAGCCCAGACCTCGGGAGTCAGCACGACGAGCGGCGAGACGAGCTCCTCGAGCTCGCTCAGCGCCCCCGCGTGCTCGGAGCCCTGGCCGACCTCGACGACGAACGCGTCGGCGATCCGCCCGCCGGTGCGCAGCGGCACCCGTACCCGGACGCCCGGGCGCACACCCTCGCGCAGCGCCTCGGGGATCGCGTAGTCGAGCAGCCGGTCCAGCTGCGGGAGCGGCGAGTCGAGGAGCACGCGCGCGACGCGCCCCTCCGGACCGGTCACCGCCTCCCCCGCCGCGGCGGCGCCTACGAGAGACCCGCGGCGGAGCGGAGGTCGTCGACGCGGTCGAGGCGCTCCCAGGTGAAGTCGGGCAGCTCGCGGCCGAAGTGCCCGTAGACCGAGGTCTGCGAGTAGATCGGACGCAGCAGGTCGAGCGCGTGGATGATCGCGGCGGGACGGAGGTCGAAGACGGAGCGGATCGCCTCGGTGATCTGCTCGTCGGGCAGCGTGCCGGTGCCGAAGGTCTCGACGTAGAGGCCGACCGGCGCGGCCTTGCCGATCGCGTAGGCGACCTGCACCTCCATCCGGCGGGCGAGCCCCGCGGCGACCGCGTTCTTCGCCACCCAGCGCATGGCGTAGGCGGCCGAGCGGTCGACCTTCGACGGGTCCTTGCCCGAGAAGGCACCGCCGCCGTGGCGCGCGGCCCCGCCGTAGGTGTCGACGATGATCTTGCGGCCGGTGAGCCCGGCGTCGCCCTGCGGGCCGCCGATCTCGAAGCGGCCGGAGGGGTTGATCAGCAGGCGCACGGCGGAGGAGTCGAGGTCGACGCGCTCGAGGACGGGTCGGATCACGTGCTCCTCGATGTCCGCGTGGATCGTGGCGGTGCTGACGTGCTCGGCGTGCTGGGTGGAGAGGACGACCGTGTCGATCGTGGCCGGCGTCGTGCCGTCGTAGCCGATGGTGACCTGCGTCTTGCCGTCGGGCCGGAGGTAGTCCAGCTCGCCGGTCTTGCGGACCTCGGCCAGGCGCTCCGCCAGGCGGTGCGAGAGCCAGCTGGGCAGCGGCATGTACTCGGGGGTCTCGTCGGTGGCGAAGCCGAACATCAGGCCCTGGTCGCCGGCGCCCTGGCGGTCGAAGGCGTCGTCGTCGGTCGCGTCGCCGCGCACCTCGAGGGCCGTGTCGACGCCCGCGGCGATCTCGGGCGACTGCTGACCGATCGAGACGGACACGCCGCAGGAGCGGCCGTCGAAGCCCTTGAGCGAGGAGTCGTAGCCGATCTCGACGATGGTGTCGCGCACGATCGCGGGGATCTCGACGTAGCCCGAGGTCGAGACCTCGCCGGCGACGTGCACGAGGCCCGTGGTGACGAGCGTCTCCACGGCGACCCGGCTGCGCGGGTCCTCGCGCAGGAGCGCGTCGAGGATGCGGTCCGAGATCTGGTCGCAGATCTTGTCGGGGTGACCCTCGGTCACGGACTCGGAGGTGAACAGGCGGAGGGGGCCGGAGGTCATGTCGAGCGTCTCATTCCGTAGGGCGCGGCAGCCGGAGCTGTCTCGATCCGGTGCAGTCCCGCACCGGGCTCGCCCTCTCACCGGGGGCGGACCGGGCCAGGGAGGCGCCCTAGCGCGCGACCACGTCGAGGACGCGATCGGCGACCGACGCCTTGCTGCCGGAAGCCTCGATCACTATATCTCCGGCCCGATCGAGGACCACGACGGTGTTGCTGTCGCTCTGGAAGCCCTCGGCCCAGCCGACCCTGTTGAGGACGAGCAGATCGCAGCCCTTGCGGGCGATCTTGGCGCGGCCGAGCGCGAGCATCGCGTCACGGTCGGGCTCGGTCTCGGCGGCGAAGCCGACGATCACCTGCCCGTCGGTCTTGGCGGCGGAGATCTCGGCGAGGACGTCCGGGTTCTTCACGAGCTCGAGGACGAGGCGGTCGCCCTGCTGCTCCTTCTTGATCTTCGCCTCGGAGACGTCGGCCGGACGGTAGTCGGCGACGGCCGCGGCCATGATGACGATGTCGGCGTCGCGGGCGGCGACCAACGCCGCCTCGCGCAGCTCGAGCGCTGTCCCGACGGGGACCACTTCGACGCCGCCGGGCGCCTCGATGTCGAGGTTCGCGGCGAGGAGGGTGACCCTCGCTCCGCGCGCGGCCGCGGCGACCGCGAGCGCGACGCCCTGCCGGCCGCTGGAGCGGTTGCCGACGAAGCGGACCGGGTCCAGCGGCTCGCGGGTGCCGCCGGCGGTGACGAGGACGCGCAGGCCCTCGAGGTCGCGTCGGGCGGCGGTGGCACGCGCGTGGACGGCGAGGGCCTCGGCGACGATCGTCGCGGGCTCCTCCATCCGGCCGGCCCCCGAGTCGGCACCGGTCAGCTGACCGACGGCGGGGCCGACGACGTGGACGCCGCGGGAGCGGAGCGTCGCGATGTTGGCGACGGTGGCGGCGTTCGCCCACATCTCGGTGTGCATCGCCGGAGCGACCACGACCGGAGCAGTGCTCGCGAGCACGGTGTTTCCGAGCAGGTCGTCGGCGAGGCCGGTGGCCAGCTTGGCCAGGGTGTGCGCCGTCGCGGGGGCGATCACGATGAGGTCGGCCGCCTGGCCGATCGCGACGTGCCGCACCTCGGCGACGCCCTCGTAGAGCTCGGTGTGCACCGTGTTCCGCGAGATGGCCTCGAGCGTGGGCTTGCCGACGAAGCGCAGCGCGGCCTCGGTGGCCACGACGTGGACGTCGTGGCCCTCGAGGACCAGTGCGCGGACGACACCGACCGCCTTGTAGGCGGCGATGCCGCCGGTGATCCCGACGACGACGTTCAGCCGTGCGGCCCGTCTCGATGACCGCATGTCGCGGAGCGCCCCCGGCGGGGACTACTCGTCGAGGGGCTCGGCGACGGGACGGGCGACGAGCTTGTCCTCGTTGATCTCGTGCAGGGCGACGGAGAGCGGCTTGTCGTCGATGGTCGAGTCGACCAGCGGGCCGACGTTGTCGAACAGGCTGCCCTCGTGCAGGTCGGCGTAGTAGTCGTTGATCTGGCGCGCGCGCTTGGAGGCGAAGATGACGAGCGCGTACTTCGAGTCGACCTTCGAGAGCAGCTCGTCGATGGGCGGGTCGATGATGCCGAGGTTGTTGGCCATGGTGTCTCCTAGCGTGGCGCGAAGCGCCGATCTGCGGCTCCGGAGCGGCACGGCGCGCGATCACCGGGGAGGGCGATCGGGGCGTCGGCCCGGAGGTGGTCGGTGGTCTCGGTCTCAGCGGCCCGGATCGGCGGGCGTGCTGTCGGCACGAGGCGACATCAATTCTACGACCTCGCGGGCCGCTTCGGGCACGGTGCTGTTCACGACGGCGAAATCGAACTCGTCCTGCGCGGCCAGCTCGACCTTCGCGGTCGCGAGCCGGCGCTCCTGCTCCTCCGCGCTCTCGGTGCCGCGGCCGACCAGGCGGCGGACCAGCTCGTCCCAGCTCGGCGGCAGCAGGAAGACCAGCCGGGCGTCGCTCATCCGCTCGCGGACCTGCCGCGCGCCCTGGATGTCGATCTCGAGCATGACCTGGCGGCCGGCGGCGAGGGCGGCGTCGATCGGGCCGCGCGGCGTGCCGTAGCGGTAGGCGTTGTGCACCGTCGCGTACTCGAGGAACTCCCCCGCCTCGACCATGCGGTCGAACTCGGCGTCGTCGACGAAGTAGTAGCTGACGCCCTCGACCTCGCCGGGGCGCGGGGCGCGGGTGGTCGCCGAGACCGAGAGCAGCACCTCGGGGTAGTTCTCGCGGATGTAGCTGGAGACGGTGCCCTTGCCGACCGCGGTCGGGCCGGCCAGCACGACGAGCCGGTTGCGCTCACCGCGGCGCTGACGCGACTCGCGCTCCTCCAGGAACGCGCCGAGGCCCTCGACCTGGCGGCGGCCGAGACCGCCGAGGCGCTTGGACGGCGCGATGCCGAGCTGCTCCATCACCCGGGGCGTCTTGACCACGCCGAGGGCGGGCACCGCGCGCAGCAGCTCGCTGACGCGCATCCGTCCCTCGACGCCGGTCGGAGCCTCCTGCGCGGCCGCGAGCACGGCGGTGGCGGGGCGATCGCCGGCGGCGACGGCCTTCTTCACCTGGGCGCGGGCGCGGCGGGCGGCGATCGCGGCCTCCGAGGCGGCGCGGCGGTCCACCGCGGGCGGCGCGGGGCGGCGCGCGGCGGAGGTGCCGTCGGGGGCGTCGGCGGCGGGATCGATCGGGCTGACGGCTTCAGCGGACAAGGGTCTCCTGGAGGTGTGCGGCTCGGCGGTCGATCTCGGCGGCGATCCCGTCCGGGCCGGCGCCGAGGACACTGCGCGATTCGCTCACGATCGTCGAGGCGGCCAGCGCTCCGAACAGCCTCGACGCGTCCGCGGTGTCGGCGCCCTGGTGGCCGAAGCCGGGCGCCAGCACCGGCAGTGCGGGGCGGAGCGGAGTGCCCGTGCCGATGCCGTAGTCGCCGAGTGCGACCGTGGCCCCGAGCACGACGCCGACCGAGCCGATCGACGAGCGCGCGTGTCCCGCGTTCCAGGATGCCACGTCGGCCAGCACCGCGTGTGCCACCGTCGAGCCCGCGGCGGGGCCGTCCTGCAGCAGCGCGCGCTGCACCGGCCGCGCCTCGGCGTTGGAGGTCGCGGCGAGGACGAAGACGCCCTTGCCCGCCTCCTCGGCCAGCGCGAGCATGCCCTCGAGCGAGCCGACGCCCTGGTAGGCGGCGGCCGTCATCGCGTCGGCCTCGAGCGGCGAGCCGGGGCGCAGCCACGCCTCGGCGTAGGCCGTGACGCTCGTGCCGATGTCGCCGCGCTTCGCGTCCGCGATGACCAGCAGGCCCGCGGCGCGCGCGTCGGAGAGGACGCGCTCGAGCGCCGCGTAGCCCGCCGAGCCGTGCCGCTCGAAGAACGCGACCTGCGGCTTGACCAGGCCGACCCGGCCGGCCGACGCCTCGACGACGCGCCGGCCGAAGGTCTCCAGGCCCGCCGCGCTGTCGTCCAGACCCCAGGCGTCGAGCAGGAACGCGTGCGGATCGATCCCGACGCAGAGCTGGCCGAACGCGTCGAACGCGGCCTCGAGCCGGGCGCCGAAGGATCCGGCGCCCGGCTGTGCGGCGGCGTCCGTCACGCCGTGCGCTCCGCCCGGCGGATCGCGTAGTCCTGCAGGCTGGTCACCTCGAACGGCTCCGCTCCGGCGTCGAGCGAGGCGACGGCCGCGGCGAGCTGGGCGATGGTGGTGAACAGCGGCTTGTCCGCGGCGACCGCGGCGGCGCGGATCTCGTAGCCGTCGGCGCGGGAGGCGCCGCCGCTCGGCGTGTTGATCACCACGTCGACCTGGTCGCGGTTGACGAGCTCGACGATCGACGGCGCGTCGTCGACGGCCTCCTCGCTGTACTTGCGCACGACCCGGGCCTGGATGCCGTTGCGGTTGAGCACCTCCGCGGTGCCCTCGGTGGCGAGGATCTCGAAGCCGAGCTGGCGCAGGCGCAGGGCCGGCAGCACGATCGAGCGCTTGTCGCGATCGGCGACCGAGATGAAGACGGTGCCGCTCGCGGGCATGCCGCCGTAGGCCGCCTCCTGGCTCTTCGCGAAGGCGCGGGGGAAGTCGCGGTCGATGCCCATGACCTCGCCGGTCGAGCGCATCTCGGGGCCGAGCAGCGAGTCGACGATCTTCCCCTCCTTGGTGCGGAAGCGCTTGAACGGCAGCACCGCCTCCTTCACCGCGATCGGCGAGTCCATCGGCACGTCGGAGCCGTCGCGCTCGGGCAGCAGGCCCTCGGCCTTGAGCTCGGCGATCGTCTCGCCGACCATCAGGCGCGAGGCGGCCTTCGCGAGCGGGATGCCGAGCGCCTTCGAGACGAACGGCACGGTGCGCGAGGCGCGCGGGTTCGCCTCCAGGACGTAGAGCACGCCCTGGCCGATGGCGAACTGCACGTTGAGCAGGCCGCGGACGCCGACGCCCTCGGCGATGGCGAGGGTCGCCTCGCGGACCTTGTCGATCTGCTGACGGCCCAGGGTGACCGGCGGCAGGGTGCAGGCCGAGTCGCCGGAGTGGATGCCGGCCTCCTCGATGTGCTCCATCACGCCGCCGATGTAGAGCTGCTCGCCGTCGTAGAGCGCGTCGACGTCGATCTCGATCGCGTCGTCCAGGAAGCGGTCGACGAGCAGCGGGTGCGTCGCGTCGATGATCCCCTCGTCGGCCATCCGGGCGAAGTAGTCCTCGAGCTGCGGGGAGCCGTAGACGATCTCCATCCCGCGGCCGCCGAGCACGAACGACGGGCGGACGAGCACGGGGTAGCCGATCTCGACCGCGACCGCGAGGGCGCCCTCGAGGTCCGTCGCCGTGCCGTTGCGCGGGGCGAGCAGGCCCGCCTCGTCGAGGATGCGGGAGAACGCGCCGCGCTCCTCCGCGAGGTCGATGTTGGCGGGCGTGGTGCCGAGGATCGGCACGCCCTCGGCCTCGAGGCCGGCGGCGAGGCCGAGCGCGGTCTGGCCGCCCAGCTGCACGACGACGCCGACCAGCTCGCCGGACTGCGACTCCGCGTGGATGACCTCGAGCACGTCCTCGAGCGTCAGCGGCTCGAAGTACAGGCGGTCGGAGGTGTCGTAGTCGGTCGAGACCGTCTCGGGGTTGCAGTTGATCATGATCGTCTCGAACCCGGCGGCCGAGAGCGCGAAGGACGCGTGCACGCAGGAGTAGTCGAACTCGACGCCCTGGCCGATGCGGTTCGGACCGGAGCCGAGGATGACGACCTTGCGGCGGTCGGCCGCGACGACCTCGGTCTCCT
Proteins encoded in this window:
- a CDS encoding transcription antitermination factor NusB, whose amino-acid sequence is MSARTAVAPARQVAYDVLLAVSGGDAYANLVLPARIRAAELSPADAGLATELCYGTLRLSGYYDRVIALAAGRAVETIDAPVLDALRLGVHQLLGTRVAAHAAVNESVALVAGGSSRGAVAFANAVLRSVTRSSDEEWQQRVADAATSGDDRLAAATSHPVWIVKALRRALAAEGAADELEALLAADNAAPRVNLVALPGLAEAAELPDAEPDRYSPVGLVSTGGDPEAIAPVHEGRVRVQDEGSQLAALALSRAEPVREGERWLDLCAGPGGKAALLAAEARAGGATLLANEVVPARAGLVRQALAAVDPTVEVRTGDGRTLGEEQPGAFDRILLDAPCTGLGALRRRPEARWRKTADDVAPLAALQGELLDSALAALAPGGLLAYVTCSPHLGETKRVLALAAERHPGGFELVDTPAVLRGITRAPLPLAESALHAQLWPHRHGTDAMFIQLLRRSPA
- the fmt gene encoding methionyl-tRNA formyltransferase; the encoded protein is MRLVFAGTPAAAVPTLRALAASEHEIVGVVTRADAPVGRKRVLTPSPIAAVAEELGLPVLTANRLDEEVTDRIAALEPDLGVIVAYGGLVRERLLAVPRLGWINLHFSLLPRWRGAAPVQRALMAGEQRIGAAVFQLVAELDAGDVFAVIQEEVAGRSAGELLEVLAERGAGLTGEVVDGLAAGTAVAVPQSGEVTLAPKLDVTDGRIDWTLPTAGILALVRGVTPEPGASTTVGDARLKVLAVDEARTDALLAPGAVLLDAGRALVGTGDGAVELVSVQPAGKTAMPGAAWARGLRESTVLA
- a CDS encoding primosomal protein N' → MTGPEGRVARVLLDSPLPQLDRLLDYAIPEALREGVRPGVRVRVPLRTGGRIADAFVVEVGQGSEHAGALSELEELVSPLVVLTPEVWALARRVADRAAGGASDVLRLAVPRRHVRVERAHLAALAEAGADAAPVEPIEAGVVSGAVTGYPPETFDGVLDGGRLAVNAVPAPVQLASGAWVGGWAVTLAELARTALDAGRDAILAVPDYRDQEQLEQALAEHVPEDAVVRLDARQKGAGRYAAFLRCLTPGPRVIVGNRSVLYAPSSALGLIALWDDGDPLFAEPLAPYAHARDVALVRQEQSGAGLVLLGNTRTVEVERLVGLGFAAPVQPRPSRRPHVVPTAQQTAADEHDQAARIPSTAWRQARIALDAGPVLVQVARPGYAPVVACARCRTVARCNRCQGPLAVHAAGARPSCGWCGLIAADWHCSVCEATALRLVSLGAGRTAEELGRAFPGVKVVVADGAHPILTVPGTPALVVATRGGEPRADGGYHAVLLLDGERMLARESLRVADDALRTWSNAAALARPGAPVLLVGVAGRLATALATWRQDEYLRAELIERRELRFPPAVRLATVSGDAHAVTEALDALDEADRHEVLGPVGLEDGSVRAIVRFDYARGAEVAARLRSAVIRNATRRRRPPTTPGRFRPAPKLRVRLDDPDIL
- the metK gene encoding methionine adenosyltransferase, with the protein product MTSGPLRLFTSESVTEGHPDKICDQISDRILDALLREDPRSRVAVETLVTTGLVHVAGEVSTSGYVEIPAIVRDTIVEIGYDSSLKGFDGRSCGVSVSIGQQSPEIAAGVDTALEVRGDATDDDAFDRQGAGDQGLMFGFATDETPEYMPLPSWLSHRLAERLAEVRKTGELDYLRPDGKTQVTIGYDGTTPATIDTVVLSTQHAEHVSTATIHADIEEHVIRPVLERVDLDSSAVRLLINPSGRFEIGGPQGDAGLTGRKIIVDTYGGAARHGGGAFSGKDPSKVDRSAAYAMRWVAKNAVAAGLARRMEVQVAYAIGKAAPVGLYVETFGTGTLPDEQITEAIRSVFDLRPAAIIHALDLLRPIYSQTSVYGHFGRELPDFTWERLDRVDDLRSAAGLS
- the coaBC gene encoding bifunctional phosphopantothenoylcysteine decarboxylase/phosphopantothenate--cysteine ligase CoaBC, yielding MNVVVGITGGIAAYKAVGVVRALVLEGHDVHVVATEAALRFVGKPTLEAISRNTVHTELYEGVAEVRHVAIGQAADLIVIAPATAHTLAKLATGLADDLLGNTVLASTAPVVVAPAMHTEMWANAATVANIATLRSRGVHVVGPAVGQLTGADSGAGRMEEPATIVAEALAVHARATAARRDLEGLRVLVTAGGTREPLDPVRFVGNRSSGRQGVALAVAAAARGARVTLLAANLDIEAPGGVEVVPVGTALELREAALVAARDADIVIMAAAVADYRPADVSEAKIKKEQQGDRLVLELVKNPDVLAEISAAKTDGQVIVGFAAETEPDRDAMLALGRAKIARKGCDLLVLNRVGWAEGFQSDSNTVVVLDRAGDIVIEASGSKASVADRVLDVVAR
- the rpoZ gene encoding DNA-directed RNA polymerase subunit omega, with the translated sequence MANNLGIIDPPIDELLSKVDSKYALVIFASKRARQINDYYADLHEGSLFDNVGPLVDSTIDDKPLSVALHEINEDKLVARPVAEPLDE
- the gmk gene encoding guanylate kinase: MDPAADAPDGTSAARRPAPPAVDRRAASEAAIAARRARAQVKKAVAAGDRPATAVLAAAQEAPTGVEGRMRVSELLRAVPALGVVKTPRVMEQLGIAPSKRLGGLGRRQVEGLGAFLEERESRQRRGERNRLVVLAGPTAVGKGTVSSYIRENYPEVLLSVSATTRAPRPGEVEGVSYYFVDDAEFDRMVEAGEFLEYATVHNAYRYGTPRGPIDAALAAGRQVMLEIDIQGARQVRERMSDARLVFLLPPSWDELVRRLVGRGTESAEEQERRLATAKVELAAQDEFDFAVVNSTVPEAAREVVELMSPRADSTPADPGR
- the pyrF gene encoding orotidine-5'-phosphate decarboxylase, whose amino-acid sequence is MTDAAAQPGAGSFGARLEAAFDAFGQLCVGIDPHAFLLDAWGLDDSAAGLETFGRRVVEASAGRVGLVKPQVAFFERHGSAGYAALERVLSDARAAGLLVIADAKRGDIGTSVTAYAEAWLRPGSPLEADAMTAAAYQGVGSLEGMLALAEEAGKGVFVLAATSNAEARPVQRALLQDGPAAGSTVAHAVLADVASWNAGHARSSIGSVGVVLGATVALGDYGIGTGTPLRPALPVLAPGFGHQGADTADASRLFGALAASTIVSESRSVLGAGPDGIAAEIDRRAAHLQETLVR
- the carB gene encoding carbamoyl-phosphate synthase large subunit, with amino-acid sequence MPRREDIRSVLVIGSGPIVIGQAVEFDYSGTQACRVLREEGVRVILVNSNPATIMTDPDFADATYVEPITPKAIEAIIAKERPDAILPTLGGQTALNAAIQLHDLGILEKYDVELIGASFEAINRGEDRQIFKQLVLDAGADVAKSYIAHTVEEAIGFAEDLGYPLVIRPSFTMGGLGSGFAHSVDELVRMVGDGLHQSPTTEVLLEESILGWKEYELELMRDTADNTVVVCSIENVDPVGVHTGDSITVAPALTLTDREYQKLRDIGIRIIRDVGVDTGGCNIQFAIDPADGRIIVIEMNPRVSRSSALASKATGFPIAKIAAKLAIGYRLDEIPNDITKVTPASFEPTLDYVVVKVPRFAFEKFPAADKTLTTTMKSVGEAMAIGRNYAQALQKALRSLEKRGSSFHWGDQSRSVEELLEIAKTPTDGRIVTVQQALRLGASVEQAFEATKIDPWFLDQIVLINEIAELVREHDGLDAGVLRLAKDHGFSDVQIAQLRGLDEAEVRRTRYDLAVRPVYKTVDTCAGEFPALTPYHYSSYDEETEVVAADRRKVVILGSGPNRIGQGVEFDYSCVHASFALSAAGFETIMINCNPETVSTDYDTSDRLYFEPLTLEDVLEVIHAESQSGELVGVVVQLGGQTALGLAAGLEAEGVPILGTTPANIDLAEERGAFSRILDEAGLLAPRNGTATDLEGALAVAVEIGYPVLVRPSFVLGGRGMEIVYGSPQLEDYFARMADEGIIDATHPLLVDRFLDDAIEIDVDALYDGEQLYIGGVMEHIEEAGIHSGDSACTLPPVTLGRQQIDKVREATLAIAEGVGVRGLLNVQFAIGQGVLYVLEANPRASRTVPFVSKALGIPLAKAASRLMVGETIAELKAEGLLPERDGSDVPMDSPIAVKEAVLPFKRFRTKEGKIVDSLLGPEMRSTGEVMGIDRDFPRAFAKSQEAAYGGMPASGTVFISVADRDKRSIVLPALRLRQLGFEILATEGTAEVLNRNGIQARVVRKYSEEAVDDAPSIVELVNRDQVDVVINTPSGGASRADGYEIRAAAVAADKPLFTTIAQLAAAVASLDAGAEPFEVTSLQDYAIRRAERTA